A single window of Qipengyuania sediminis DNA harbors:
- a CDS encoding DUF11 domain-containing protein, whose amino-acid sequence MLCAAGLSGGFAAPATAAGVTAGSLIENTAQATYTANSAPQTVSSNTVTLRVDEVLDVAAVSQEGGPVSATTTAVLRYKVTNTGNGPEAFTLNADPAVSGNAFDAVVTGLAIDANGNGVYDPGVDTALANGAAAPALASDGALDVLVLLSIPAAAPAGATSRVALIATAVTGSGAPGTLYAGAGLGGGDAVVGASTARQSPEGVLRVDRTLVALVKSASISDPFGGTRPVPGAIITYRIVADVTGTGSAAGLAISDPIPAGSTYQAGTLQLDGAPLSDAADTDVGEASASGIAVRIGTLAAGAQRTVNFQVKIN is encoded by the coding sequence GTGCTGTGCGCCGCCGGGTTGAGCGGTGGTTTCGCCGCGCCCGCCACGGCTGCCGGCGTCACCGCGGGATCGCTGATCGAGAATACGGCGCAGGCGACTTATACCGCCAATAGCGCCCCGCAAACCGTCAGTTCGAATACGGTGACGCTGCGGGTGGACGAAGTGCTCGACGTCGCCGCAGTCTCGCAGGAAGGCGGGCCGGTTTCGGCCACCACCACCGCGGTGCTGCGCTACAAGGTCACGAACACCGGCAACGGGCCCGAAGCCTTCACGCTCAACGCCGATCCGGCCGTCTCGGGCAATGCCTTCGACGCGGTCGTCACCGGTCTCGCGATCGATGCGAACGGCAACGGGGTCTATGATCCCGGCGTCGACACCGCACTGGCGAACGGTGCGGCGGCTCCGGCGCTCGCCTCGGACGGCGCGCTCGACGTACTCGTGCTGTTGAGCATCCCCGCCGCCGCGCCCGCGGGGGCGACAAGCCGAGTGGCGCTGATCGCCACGGCCGTCACGGGATCCGGCGCGCCGGGCACGCTCTATGCAGGCGCAGGCCTTGGCGGCGGCGATGCGGTCGTCGGCGCCTCAACCGCGCGCCAGTCGCCCGAAGGCGTGCTCAGAGTCGACCGGACGCTCGTCGCGCTCGTCAAGTCAGCCTCTATCTCCGATCCTTTCGGCGGCACGCGGCCCGTTCCCGGCGCCATCATCACCTACCGCATCGTAGCCGATGTGACAGGCACCGGCAGCGCGGCGGGTCTGGCGATCAGCGATCCGATCCCGGCGGGCTCGACCTATCAGGCCGGTACGCTCCAGCTCGACGGTGCACCGCTTTCCGATGCTGCCGATACGGATGTGGGTGAAGCCTCCGCCAGCGGTATCGCGGTCCGGATCGGCACGCTCGCCGCGGGCGCGCAGCGCACCGTCAACTTTCAGGTCAAGATCAACTGA
- a CDS encoding 3-methyl-2-oxobutanoate dehydrogenase (2-methylpropanoyl-transferring) subunit alpha, with the protein MADGPSPIDRAGANAPGLSLHVPEPRFRPGDAADFSHIDIGAPGAVPRPDETCHPRELTDHAYGLIRVLGDDDRACGPWDPRLDPETLRTMLGHMALTRAFDERMFRGQRQGKTSFYMKCTGEEATSIAASMALAADDMVFPSYRQQGILIARGYPLVEMINQIYSNKGDKLKGRQLPIMYSSREKSFFTISGNLATQTPQAVGWAMASAIKGDSRIAATWVGEGSTAEGDFHAACTFAAVYNAPVIVNVVNNQWAISSFSGFAGAERTTFAARAVGYGIAGLRVDGNDALACYAAERWAANRARANAGPTLIEFFTYRAEGHSTSDDPSGYRSADERSEWPLGDPVNRLKNHLIALGEWDEERQAAMDKEAAEQVRAVTKEAEANGILGHGLHHPFRTMFEDVFEDLPWHLKEQAQQAVKERQIKWPGSLDE; encoded by the coding sequence ATGGCCGACGGGCCGAGCCCCATTGACCGCGCCGGCGCGAACGCGCCCGGCTTGTCGCTGCATGTGCCCGAACCGCGCTTCCGACCGGGCGATGCGGCCGATTTCTCGCATATCGACATCGGCGCGCCGGGGGCGGTTCCCCGCCCGGACGAAACGTGTCATCCGCGCGAGCTGACCGATCACGCCTATGGCCTGATCCGGGTCTTGGGCGATGACGATCGCGCTTGCGGCCCCTGGGACCCGCGGCTCGATCCCGAGACCCTGCGCACCATGCTCGGCCATATGGCGCTCACCCGCGCTTTCGACGAGCGCATGTTCCGCGGGCAGCGGCAGGGCAAGACCAGCTTCTACATGAAATGCACCGGTGAGGAGGCGACCAGCATCGCGGCCTCGATGGCGCTCGCCGCAGACGACATGGTGTTCCCGAGCTACCGCCAGCAGGGCATCCTGATCGCGCGCGGCTATCCGCTCGTCGAGATGATCAACCAGATCTATTCGAACAAGGGTGACAAGCTGAAGGGGCGCCAGCTCCCGATCATGTATTCGAGCCGCGAGAAGAGTTTCTTTACGATCAGCGGCAATCTCGCGACGCAAACGCCGCAGGCGGTGGGCTGGGCGATGGCCAGCGCAATCAAGGGTGACAGCCGCATTGCCGCGACCTGGGTGGGCGAGGGGAGCACTGCGGAAGGGGACTTCCACGCCGCCTGCACCTTCGCCGCCGTCTATAACGCGCCCGTCATCGTCAATGTCGTGAACAATCAATGGGCTATTTCATCGTTTTCAGGTTTTGCCGGAGCTGAGCGGACGACCTTCGCGGCGCGCGCCGTGGGCTATGGCATCGCGGGCTTGCGCGTGGACGGTAACGATGCGCTGGCCTGCTACGCGGCGGAGCGCTGGGCGGCGAACCGCGCGCGGGCGAACGCGGGGCCGACGCTGATCGAGTTCTTCACCTATCGGGCGGAAGGACATTCGACCTCGGACGACCCGAGCGGCTATCGCAGCGCCGACGAGCGTTCGGAATGGCCCCTGGGAGATCCCGTCAACCGGTTGAAAAACCACCTTATCGCGCTTGGCGAATGGGACGAGGAGCGGCAGGCTGCCATGGACAAGGAGGCGGCCGAACAGGTTCGCGCTGTCACCAAGGAGGCGGAAGCGAACGGCATCCTCGGCCATGGGCTCCATCATCCCTTTCGCACAATGTTCGAGGATGTCTTCGAAGACTTGCCATGGCATCTGAAGGAACAGGCGCAACAGGCTGTAAAGGAACGACAAATCAAATGGCCGGGGAGCCTTGACGAGTGA
- a CDS encoding alpha/beta hydrolase: MILPVLVAGLAGCAGIIRDRIFQPVPITQTPVTWESEAPQSVTTVTEDGLTLQGYFWPGAPGNTRLLIAFQGNSANQLVNAARVEPFRNGGNGVLVASYRGYGGNPGRPSEEGVMRDAAAWMSRAKTLAPGARHYVFGHSLGGAVAMAMGGRHPVAGVATLGTFSSMSAMVPPIARPWLRDRFDNTRLITKVSAPIFLYHGTEDRTIPFAAAETLRGASGGRAVVVPLPGGDHHVPMDKLAVLVWANFAASEAATR; encoded by the coding sequence ATGATCTTGCCCGTTCTTGTCGCGGGGCTCGCTGGTTGTGCCGGGATCATTCGCGACCGCATCTTCCAGCCTGTGCCGATCACGCAGACGCCAGTTACCTGGGAAAGCGAGGCACCGCAGAGCGTGACCACCGTGACCGAGGACGGGCTGACGCTCCAGGGGTATTTCTGGCCCGGCGCGCCGGGCAACACGCGCCTTCTGATCGCGTTCCAAGGCAATTCGGCCAACCAACTCGTCAATGCCGCGCGGGTCGAACCGTTTCGAAACGGTGGCAACGGTGTGCTGGTCGCATCGTATCGCGGCTATGGCGGCAATCCAGGGCGCCCGTCGGAGGAGGGTGTGATGCGCGACGCGGCGGCATGGATGTCGCGTGCGAAGACCCTCGCGCCCGGCGCGCGGCATTATGTGTTCGGCCACTCGCTCGGGGGTGCGGTCGCGATGGCGATGGGGGGACGTCACCCGGTGGCCGGCGTGGCGACGCTTGGCACCTTCTCCAGCATGTCGGCGATGGTGCCGCCGATCGCAAGGCCGTGGCTGCGCGATCGGTTCGACAACACACGGCTTATCACGAAGGTATCGGCGCCGATCTTTCTTTACCACGGGACCGAGGATCGCACGATACCCTTCGCGGCGGCCGAGACGCTTCGCGGTGCAAGCGGCGGGCGCGCGGTGGTGGTCCCGCTCCCCGGCGGCGATCATCACGTGCCGATGGACAAGCTCGCGGTGTTGGTCTGGGCGAACTTCGCCGCCAGCGAGGCTGCGACACGTTAG
- a CDS encoding thymidylate synthase, producing MVANTQTHPEQQYLALMRHVWTQGSERTDRTGVGTRSVMGAVLRFELAGGAMPLVTTKRVYWKTATRELLWFLTGETNIRPLVLQGVKIWNEWPHARYVRETGDALPLDDFVARIAEDEAFAVRWGELGPVYGKQWTDWPTYIRTSDGRFERGPGVNQIAQVVRSLRDDPGSRRHIIEGWNVADLDQMALPPCHKTYQFHVADGRLNAVLYQRSCDVALGLPFNLWSAALLTRMIAQQTDLEPGELVWMGGDTHLYLNHAHLIEEQLSREPRGYPALKILRRPASVFDYRIEDFAVHGYTPHPPIQAPVAV from the coding sequence ATCGTGGCAAACACGCAAACCCATCCCGAACAGCAATATCTCGCCCTCATGCGTCACGTTTGGACGCAGGGCAGCGAGCGTACCGACCGCACCGGGGTCGGCACGCGCTCGGTCATGGGGGCCGTACTTCGCTTCGAACTGGCGGGCGGCGCGATGCCGCTCGTCACCACCAAGCGCGTCTATTGGAAGACGGCGACGCGCGAGCTGCTGTGGTTTCTGACGGGCGAGACCAATATCCGCCCGCTGGTCCTTCAAGGCGTCAAGATCTGGAACGAGTGGCCGCACGCGCGCTATGTGCGCGAGACGGGCGATGCGCTGCCGCTCGATGACTTTGTGGCGCGGATCGCGGAAGATGAGGCTTTTGCGGTGCGCTGGGGCGAGCTGGGGCCGGTCTATGGCAAGCAGTGGACCGACTGGCCGACCTACATCCGGACGAGCGACGGGCGCTTCGAGCGCGGGCCGGGCGTCAATCAAATTGCACAGGTGGTGCGCTCGCTACGGGATGATCCGGGCAGTCGCCGCCACATCATCGAAGGATGGAACGTTGCCGACCTCGATCAGATGGCGCTGCCGCCCTGCCACAAGACCTATCAGTTCCATGTCGCCGATGGCCGGCTGAACGCCGTGCTCTATCAGCGAAGCTGCGACGTCGCGCTCGGGCTGCCGTTCAATCTGTGGTCGGCGGCGCTGCTGACGCGCATGATCGCGCAGCAGACCGATCTCGAGCCCGGCGAGCTTGTCTGGATGGGCGGCGATACGCATCTCTATCTCAACCACGCGCATCTGATCGAGGAACAGCTTTCGCGCGAGCCGCGCGGATATCCCGCGCTCAAGATCCTGCGCCGTCCCGCCAGCGTCTTTGACTATCGCATTGAAGACTTCGCGGTGCATGGCTACACGCCGCACCCGCCGATCCAGGCGCCGGTGGCGGTGTAG
- a CDS encoding carboxypeptidase-like regulatory domain-containing protein: protein MAAALFPALLTIPGPGHAQSIVNTARATWVQGGETRSVSSNTVATAIERQRLAIDLFHPALGAAPLVMTPSHCGGQPLPTIPTADGGTISLPAAATDAVRMGEILVVKVSAPLANRDPSAADSLMVTLTGASGDREKLTIFETGENTGVFAGAIRTASIPVVPIRDDCRLSVRAGDTIQASLAGADGSEPIVSQIVNVLADPFGVVFDSVDGTPVSGARVVIVDAATGAPAPVFAEDGATPWPSAITSGEPVTDSGGNSYSMAPGEYRFPLMPFGRYRILVTPPAPYSAPSTAPTEALAALTRPGGGAFQIGDASYGRPFDLATPEAIRVDVPVDRPALGVTLTKSVSRAQAQPGDSVLYTVNITNPDPGHAQRNTILFDHPSPWLRVRAGSLRIDGRPAPAALTRALDGRSFTIDPGPILPGATVRVTYAMTVDGGAPPGQALNRIEARDAGGRRAVAEAALRVTRDSIAARMTVIGRVVLGTCAPTESGIGIPGVRIMLEDGSFAITDRDGRYHFEGVEPGTHVVALAPQTLPPGAEAIDCERSTRSAGSAISRFVTGQGGSLAVADFNAALPGAPPSAPPAPARGSDGPSARPAPPSPVADPLIIASDRAASGAETDWLALGDGPADFLFPAAGHNPRIPSTRAVIRHRPGQTVALKVNGRAVDPLAFEGTRSAPGGGWAVSIWRGIPLGQSKSVLAATITNADGAVAQELVREIQFVSAPWHAELIPARSQLIADGRTRPVAAVRFTDREGRPVRSGVTGSFAVSEPYESAALLDQLQLGQLTGAPAGLPGGGAIWTIEGDDGVALIELAPTMVSGPLHLDFAFADQSLTRQQQIEAWVVPGDLPFTLVGIAEGTLGAKSIADQMDRSHRFDSDLGDDARVAFYAKGRVPGRMLLTVAYDSAKEEAGQRLLGSIDPAAYYTIYADGSTRRFDAASTEKLYVRLEAQSFYALYGDFVTGFDQTRLARYQRTLTGLKAETRVGAVHAQGFAARVAGRYRRDEIQGAGITGPYALGSRDLLANSEKVAIEVRDRLRSEVIVSRRELIRFVDYDIDPLAATIRFREPVLSRDFDLNPQFIVIDYETLGGDGEAEWNAGLRADVTLGARDPIRIGATAISDRGEGPRTGIAGVDLRARIGDATELRAEAALSRGGGEDSTAWLVEAEHRSGKLDVLGYARQTDREFGVGQQNGVELGRRKFGVDARLQLGDNASLVARSWHDESLTDTGRRLGVQGDYVWRGAEGDARIGIAHLTDKLPDGRSASSTMLDGQATRRLMGNRLEIGVGTSVALGSDAAVDLPARHRVRARYALSDAVRVVGNYEIAKGEEIDARTFNLGLELSPWAGARIVSTIGRQDIAEAGARSYAAFGLAQSVTLSPTLTLDATVDGNRELGGADVFDLVNPQHPASSGGHLSQDGALFEDFTALTLGLGWRIESWSATLRGEWRDGEYANRKGLTGGVIRQLGDGVTVGGGASWTRAAGSGAAATEVIDAAIAAAYRPAGSELAGLAKLEFRSDRVSDAVLGQTGPAGRTALTVDGDAKSQRLIASVSTSWRPVDENAGKSVRRSEIGLFAGARYNLDRLERQEIAGTALLAGVDARLGIGERIEVGGSGTLRANVTEGTTAFAIGPQIGISPAKNTLLTVGYNIKGFRDADFAEARHTGRGLYASVKLKLDRDSLGFLGLGRR from the coding sequence TTGGCAGCGGCGCTTTTCCCCGCGCTGCTGACCATTCCGGGCCCGGGCCACGCCCAATCGATCGTCAATACCGCCCGCGCCACCTGGGTGCAGGGCGGCGAAACCCGTTCGGTTTCCTCAAACACAGTCGCGACCGCGATCGAGCGGCAGCGGCTGGCAATCGACCTGTTCCATCCCGCGCTTGGCGCAGCGCCGCTGGTGATGACGCCGTCGCATTGCGGCGGGCAACCGCTCCCCACGATCCCGACCGCCGACGGCGGCACGATCTCGCTTCCAGCCGCCGCGACAGACGCCGTGCGAATGGGCGAGATTCTGGTCGTGAAGGTCAGCGCCCCGCTTGCCAACCGCGATCCGAGCGCGGCCGACAGCCTGATGGTCACGCTCACCGGTGCATCGGGCGACCGGGAGAAGCTGACCATTTTCGAGACCGGCGAGAATACCGGCGTATTCGCGGGTGCCATCCGCACCGCTTCCATCCCCGTTGTCCCGATACGGGACGATTGCCGTTTGAGCGTCCGAGCAGGCGACACCATCCAGGCGTCCCTTGCAGGGGCAGATGGCAGCGAGCCGATCGTTTCCCAAATCGTTAACGTCCTCGCGGACCCGTTCGGCGTCGTGTTCGACAGCGTCGACGGGACGCCGGTCTCGGGTGCGCGTGTGGTCATCGTCGACGCGGCGACCGGTGCCCCCGCGCCCGTCTTTGCGGAAGACGGCGCGACGCCCTGGCCCTCTGCCATCACCAGCGGCGAGCCGGTAACCGATTCAGGAGGGAACAGCTATTCGATGGCGCCCGGCGAATACCGTTTCCCGCTGATGCCCTTCGGCAGGTACCGCATCCTCGTTACCCCGCCCGCGCCCTATAGTGCCCCCTCGACGGCCCCGACCGAGGCACTCGCTGCGCTGACCAGGCCCGGGGGCGGCGCGTTCCAGATCGGAGACGCAAGCTACGGCCGCCCCTTCGACCTCGCGACGCCGGAGGCGATTCGTGTCGATGTACCGGTTGACCGGCCCGCCCTGGGAGTGACCCTGACCAAATCGGTATCCCGCGCGCAGGCGCAACCGGGCGACAGCGTGCTTTACACCGTGAACATCACGAATCCCGATCCGGGACATGCGCAGCGCAACACTATCCTCTTCGACCACCCCTCCCCCTGGCTGCGGGTTCGCGCGGGTTCGCTGCGGATCGACGGCAGGCCCGCCCCCGCAGCTTTGACGAGAGCGCTCGATGGAAGGAGCTTCACCATCGATCCGGGCCCGATCCTGCCTGGCGCGACGGTCCGCGTCACTTACGCCATGACAGTCGACGGCGGAGCCCCGCCCGGCCAGGCGCTCAACCGGATCGAGGCGCGCGATGCGGGAGGCCGACGAGCCGTCGCCGAAGCGGCCTTGCGAGTGACGCGCGACAGCATCGCGGCGCGCATGACGGTGATCGGCCGCGTGGTGCTGGGCACCTGCGCGCCGACAGAGTCCGGGATCGGCATTCCCGGCGTTCGCATCATGCTGGAAGACGGCAGCTTCGCCATAACTGATCGCGACGGGCGCTATCATTTCGAAGGCGTGGAGCCCGGCACGCACGTGGTCGCGCTCGCGCCGCAGACCTTGCCGCCAGGGGCCGAAGCGATCGATTGCGAGCGTTCTACCCGCAGCGCCGGCAGCGCGATTTCGCGTTTCGTGACCGGCCAGGGCGGATCGCTAGCCGTCGCCGATTTCAATGCTGCGCTCCCTGGCGCTCCGCCCTCTGCGCCACCAGCCCCGGCGCGCGGGTCCGACGGTCCTTCGGCCCGCCCCGCCCCGCCCTCGCCCGTGGCGGACCCGCTGATCATCGCAAGCGACCGCGCCGCATCCGGCGCGGAAACCGACTGGCTGGCGCTGGGCGATGGCCCCGCGGATTTCCTCTTCCCGGCCGCAGGCCACAATCCGCGCATCCCCTCCACGCGCGCTGTGATCCGCCACCGTCCCGGGCAAACGGTGGCTCTCAAAGTCAACGGCCGGGCGGTCGATCCCTTGGCTTTTGAAGGCACCCGAAGCGCGCCGGGCGGGGGTTGGGCAGTTTCGATCTGGCGGGGCATTCCGCTGGGGCAATCGAAGAGCGTGCTCGCCGCCACGATCACGAATGCTGATGGCGCTGTCGCACAAGAGCTTGTGCGCGAAATACAGTTCGTTTCCGCGCCATGGCACGCCGAGCTGATACCGGCGCGTTCGCAGCTCATCGCGGATGGCCGCACCCGCCCGGTCGCCGCGGTGCGCTTCACCGATCGCGAGGGCCGACCAGTGCGGAGCGGTGTCACCGGCAGTTTCGCGGTCAGCGAGCCCTATGAAAGCGCCGCACTGCTCGATCAGCTCCAGCTCGGCCAGCTTACCGGCGCGCCGGCCGGACTTCCCGGCGGGGGCGCGATCTGGACGATCGAGGGCGACGATGGGGTGGCGCTGATCGAGCTTGCCCCGACCATGGTGAGCGGTCCGCTGCATCTCGACTTCGCTTTCGCCGATCAAAGCCTCACCCGTCAGCAGCAGATCGAAGCCTGGGTGGTCCCAGGTGACCTGCCCTTCACGCTCGTCGGCATCGCCGAAGGGACGCTGGGGGCGAAAAGCATCGCCGATCAGATGGACCGCAGCCACCGCTTCGATAGCGATCTGGGGGATGATGCGCGCGTGGCCTTTTACGCAAAGGGGCGGGTGCCAGGCAGAATGCTGCTGACCGTGGCCTATGACAGCGCGAAAGAGGAGGCGGGGCAGCGCCTTCTCGGCAGCATCGACCCCGCCGCCTATTACACCATTTATGCCGACGGTTCGACCCGCCGCTTCGATGCCGCCAGCACCGAAAAGCTCTACGTGCGGCTGGAGGCGCAGTCTTTTTATGCGCTCTACGGCGATTTCGTCACCGGCTTCGATCAGACCCGGCTGGCCCGCTATCAGCGCACGCTTACGGGCCTAAAGGCGGAGACGCGGGTGGGCGCTGTCCACGCGCAGGGTTTTGCTGCCAGGGTCGCGGGCCGCTACCGCCGTGACGAAATCCAGGGCGCGGGGATCACCGGGCCCTATGCGCTGGGCAGCCGCGATCTCCTCGCCAACAGCGAGAAGGTGGCGATCGAGGTGCGCGACCGGTTGCGGTCCGAAGTCATCGTCAGCCGGCGCGAGCTGATCCGCTTCGTCGATTACGATATTGACCCCCTTGCCGCCACGATCCGGTTTCGCGAGCCGGTGCTCAGCCGCGATTTCGATCTCAACCCGCAATTCATCGTCATCGATTACGAGACCCTGGGCGGCGATGGCGAAGCGGAATGGAACGCGGGGCTGCGCGCCGACGTGACCCTTGGGGCGCGCGACCCGATACGGATCGGCGCCACGGCCATCAGCGATCGCGGCGAAGGTCCCCGCACCGGCATCGCAGGCGTGGACCTGCGCGCCCGCATCGGCGATGCGACCGAATTGCGTGCCGAAGCCGCGTTAAGCCGGGGCGGAGGCGAAGATAGTACCGCCTGGCTGGTCGAGGCAGAGCATCGCAGCGGCAAGCTCGACGTTCTGGGCTATGCCCGACAGACCGATCGTGAATTCGGGGTCGGCCAGCAGAACGGGGTCGAGCTCGGCCGCCGCAAGTTCGGGGTCGATGCGCGGCTCCAGCTCGGCGACAATGCCAGCCTGGTCGCGCGCAGCTGGCATGACGAAAGCCTGACCGACACCGGCCGCCGCCTGGGCGTGCAGGGCGATTACGTCTGGCGCGGGGCGGAGGGCGATGCGCGGATCGGGATCGCACACCTCACCGACAAACTGCCCGATGGCCGCAGCGCCAGCTCCACCATGCTTGACGGGCAAGCCACGCGGCGGCTGATGGGCAATCGGCTCGAGATCGGCGTCGGCACCAGCGTCGCGCTGGGCTCGGACGCCGCGGTCGACCTTCCCGCCCGCCACCGGGTCCGCGCACGCTATGCGCTGAGCGATGCTGTCCGGGTCGTGGGCAATTACGAGATTGCCAAGGGCGAGGAGATCGACGCGCGGACCTTCAACCTCGGCCTCGAATTGTCGCCCTGGGCGGGGGCCCGGATCGTCAGCACGATCGGCCGACAGGACATCGCGGAAGCCGGTGCGCGCAGCTATGCGGCGTTCGGGCTGGCGCAGAGTGTCACGCTGTCTCCCACGCTGACTCTCGATGCCACGGTGGACGGCAACCGCGAGCTGGGCGGCGCTGATGTCTTCGATCTGGTCAACCCGCAGCACCCGGCTTCAAGCGGCGGGCACCTGTCGCAGGATGGTGCGCTGTTTGAAGATTTCACCGCCCTCACGCTCGGGCTCGGCTGGCGGATCGAGAGCTGGTCTGCCACCTTGCGCGGCGAATGGCGCGATGGCGAATACGCGAACCGTAAGGGGCTGACGGGCGGGGTCATCCGCCAGCTTGGTGACGGAGTGACGGTAGGCGGCGGCGCAAGCTGGACACGCGCGGCGGGCAGCGGCGCGGCCGCGACCGAGGTGATCGACGCCGCCATCGCCGCTGCCTACCGCCCCGCGGGATCGGAGTTGGCCGGACTCGCCAAGCTCGAATTCCGCAGCGATCGCGTCAGCGATGCCGTGCTGGGCCAGACGGGGCCGGCGGGACGCACCGCGCTCACGGTCGATGGCGACGCGAAATCCCAGCGGCTGATTGCGAGTGTCTCGACCAGCTGGCGGCCAGTCGACGAAAATGCCGGCAAATCCGTGCGGCGCAGCGAGATCGGGCTGTTTGCGGGTGCGCGCTACAATCTCGACCGGTTGGAGCGTCAGGAGATCGCCGGCACCGCGCTGCTCGCGGGGGTCGATGCGCGCCTCGGCATTGGGGAGCGGATCGAGGTCGGCGGCAGCGGCACGCTACGCGCCAATGTGACCGAAGGGACCACCGCTTTCGCAATTGGACCGCAAATCGGCATCTCGCCTGCGAAGAACACGCTGCTCACGGTCGGCTACAATATCAAGGGGTTCCGCGATGCGGACTTCGCCGAGGCCCGGCATACCGGGCGCGGGCTCTATGCCTCGGTCAAGCTCAAGCTCGATCGCGACAGCCTGGGCTTTCTCGGCCTTGGCAGACGCTGA
- a CDS encoding DUF11 domain-containing protein, with product MTRTTHWMGTVSALALAGAPTLAIAAPVGTAAGVDISNTASVSFSVGGTAQPTVTSAADVFKVDRKIDLEVTTQDSSAVSVTLGQANAVTTFRVTNESNATIDFLLAATQQATGTSAKFGGMNDGADVSNVRVFVETNGTAGWQAGDTLASSLAGVASGDAVTVYVVSDAPTVAPNGTVATVILTATAASGATAVTGTPAGTAGTGGSALAQTPIGTANNKTQMETVYADAQAESQTGDGLRDGRHASRSDYRVSAATLTIGKYSRIISDPFSGAASPRAIPGAVVEYCIVVNNTGGSAADAVTISDQVPSDLTYVTSSIYLNGAFNGTDTCASTGGTAGVDATNWNAGTTTVSNNFATVAAGATRTLRFQATIK from the coding sequence ATGACACGCACCACGCATTGGATGGGAACGGTCAGCGCGCTGGCGCTGGCGGGTGCTCCCACGCTCGCCATCGCCGCGCCCGTCGGGACCGCGGCGGGTGTCGACATCAGCAACACCGCGAGCGTGAGCTTCAGCGTCGGCGGAACGGCGCAGCCGACCGTCACGTCCGCAGCCGACGTCTTCAAGGTCGACCGCAAGATTGACCTCGAAGTGACGACGCAGGATTCATCCGCCGTTTCGGTCACCCTCGGTCAGGCCAACGCCGTCACGACCTTCCGCGTGACCAACGAATCGAACGCGACCATCGACTTCCTGCTTGCAGCAACGCAGCAGGCGACGGGCACCTCGGCCAAGTTCGGCGGGATGAACGATGGCGCCGACGTCAGCAACGTCCGCGTCTTCGTGGAAACCAACGGCACCGCCGGCTGGCAGGCAGGCGATACGCTGGCGAGCTCCCTGGCGGGCGTCGCCTCGGGCGATGCCGTCACCGTCTACGTCGTATCCGATGCGCCGACCGTAGCGCCCAACGGAACTGTTGCCACAGTGATCCTCACTGCGACCGCGGCTTCGGGGGCGACTGCGGTTACCGGCACGCCCGCCGGTACCGCCGGCACGGGCGGCAGTGCACTCGCCCAGACCCCGATCGGCACGGCCAACAACAAGACTCAGATGGAAACCGTCTATGCCGATGCGCAGGCGGAAAGCCAGACCGGCGACGGCCTGCGCGATGGCAGGCATGCCTCGCGCAGCGATTACCGCGTGTCCGCGGCCACGCTCACGATCGGCAAGTACAGCCGCATCATCAGCGACCCCTTCAGCGGTGCGGCGAGCCCGCGCGCGATCCCGGGCGCGGTGGTCGAATATTGCATCGTTGTGAACAACACCGGCGGCTCCGCCGCCGATGCGGTCACCATCTCCGACCAAGTGCCGAGCGACCTCACCTATGTGACGAGCTCGATCTATTTGAACGGAGCGTTCAACGGCACCGACACCTGCGCTTCCACCGGAGGCACCGCGGGGGTCGATGCAACCAATTGGAACGCCGGCACCACCACGGTTTCGAACAATTTCGCGACAGTCGCGGCAGGAGCGACACGCACCCTGCGCTTCCAGGCGACGATCAAGTGA